A single genomic interval of Cupriavidus necator N-1 harbors:
- a CDS encoding SDR family NAD(P)-dependent oxidoreductase: MQIKYVAAVVTGGASGLGGAAAKRLAEAGAKVAIFDLNDELGRAHARAIGGQFFKVDVTDEVAVASALAQAEELHGPARILVNSAGVGAPAKVICRDGEPLPLTDFSKIISINLLGSFNVLSKFAARLHKARALGEERGVIVNVASVAAFDGQIGQPAYAASKAGIVGMTLPIARELARFGIRVMTVAPGIFLTPLLASLPQEAQESLGQQVPFPSRLGQPDEFAQLVEAIVTNAMLNGEVIRLDGAIRMAPR; encoded by the coding sequence ATGCAGATCAAATATGTAGCAGCAGTGGTGACGGGCGGTGCTTCAGGTCTTGGCGGGGCAGCAGCCAAGCGCTTGGCGGAAGCAGGCGCAAAAGTCGCAATCTTTGACCTGAACGACGAACTGGGCCGGGCTCACGCACGGGCAATTGGTGGGCAGTTCTTTAAGGTAGATGTCACCGATGAGGTTGCGGTTGCCAGCGCACTTGCACAAGCAGAGGAGTTGCACGGTCCCGCGCGTATCCTGGTGAACTCGGCAGGAGTAGGGGCACCTGCAAAGGTTATCTGCCGAGACGGCGAGCCGCTGCCGCTCACGGACTTCTCCAAGATCATCTCAATCAATTTGCTCGGCAGTTTCAACGTTCTTTCGAAATTTGCAGCAAGACTGCACAAGGCGCGCGCACTGGGCGAGGAACGTGGAGTGATCGTCAACGTTGCGAGCGTGGCAGCCTTCGATGGCCAGATTGGGCAGCCGGCATATGCCGCGTCGAAGGCCGGTATCGTGGGAATGACGTTGCCGATTGCTCGCGAACTTGCGCGGTTCGGCATCCGTGTAATGACGGTCGCGCCTGGTATCTTCTTGACGCCTCTATTGGCAAGTTTGCCCCAGGAAGCGCAGGAGTCGCTGGGTCAGCAGGTGCCATTCCCGAGCCGTTTGGGCCAGCCTGACGAGTTTGCACAACTGGTTGAGGCAATCGTGACAAATGCCATGCTCAATGGCGAAGTTATTCGCCTCGATGGCGCCATTCGGATGGCCCCACGATGA